The sequence below is a genomic window from Chlamydiota bacterium.
ATTGCGGATTGCGGATTTAAAAGCAAAAGCTCTTTTTCTTCTAAAATTCATTCCTGAAATCCGAAATTCGACATCCGAAATCCGAAATTACCAGATGAATCTTTTCCCCAAAGCACCCGCAATTTAAATTCGCATCCCCTCCAATGATTAAAGTCGAAGTTAAAACCATCAAGAAAAGGAATACGACAGTCGCTAAAATTCCAGAGGTTAGACGAGGGGCAAATCCGAGAATCAATAAGCTCCCACCCATCCATTCAATCCAGGGGAGGAGAAAGGCAATGGGATGAATGAGACAATGGGCAATCACTTCATACTGGCTTAAAATCCCTTCAAAATTTTCAATGGGTAAAATGAGTTTGCTAAAACCGGCATAAGCAAACAAAGCCCCGACCCCTATTCTTAAAACGAACCACAAGATTTTCATGAAATAAATTTTCCCTTCATTTAAACCCCAAATATTTTTACTGCTTTTTTTCTGCTGATTGACTCTCTAAAGGAGCAACTTTGGAACTTTCAGGCTTTGACTTTTTTGCTAATTCTTCTTTAATTATTTTATCAGCCTCTTGAAGAAATATTTTGAAGCCTCCAACACGACGGCCATTGATAAAGAAAGTAGGGGTTGAATGAATGTCCAGCGATTGACCTTTTTTCACATCCTGTGCAATGGTATCTTGACTCACACCTTGTGAAACACATGTGTCAAAAAAAACATCGTTCATCCCCAATTCCCTCGCATATCTTTCTAAGGCAACATGAGGGTCTTTCATTGCGGACCAATCTTTTTGTCGGCCATAAAGCAAGTGATAGTAAGGCCAGAATTTGCCCTGCCGGTTTGCACACTCGGCGGCCTGATGTGCCAGCATCGCCCAGGCATGCATTTTTAAAGGAAAGTGATAGAAAATCACCTGAATGTCATTGGGATATCTTTTGAGAACGTCATCAACAGCTTGGGCACCGTTTCGACAGGCGGGGCATTGAAAATCACTGAATTCTTCTATGACAATTGGGGCATTCCATGGACCTAAAATCTTCCCTCCTTTTAAAACCATTGCTTCATGATATCGAATCCCCCTGACCAAAAAAATAAGACCGATCAAGATCGCCGAAAGCATAACCCCTATCATGAAATATCGTTTTGTCACTGTCATTAAAACCAGTTTAAAGTTTAAAGTTTAAAGAAAAAAACAACCTCTTGAATTTTTGAACCTTAAATCTTAAACTTTGAACTGTCTTTAACCATTGATAGCAAAAAATTGATCCTTTTTATTCCAACAATTAAAACAGTTGTCGGTCGTGCTGTCCTTGGCAAGTCTCGCCCGCCTCGAATCGGCTAAATCGAATTGACCCCATAGAACCTCATCATTGTCTTTCGCCTTTTCTATGACAATAAGACTCCATGATAAAACTTGACATCATCTGTGGGATGGGAAAATTCTATAAGCAAAAAAAATCCCTGGCGCCTACCTACTCTCCCGCAACCTATAGATGCAGTACCATCGGCCTTGGAGGTCTTAACGGCCGTGTTCGGAATGGGAACGGGTGTTGCCCCTCCAGCATGGGCACCAAGGAAATCGAATTCAAAATTTAAATATCAAAAATCAAAATTAAGGAGATTATCATTTAATAATAAATTATTCCTGAATTTTGGATTTTGATTTTTAAATTTTGATATTTCTTTAAAAAGGTAATGTTTAATAAGCGCCTC
It includes:
- a CDS encoding DoxX family membrane protein; translation: MKILWFVLRIGVGALFAYAGFSKLILPIENFEGILSQYEVIAHCLIHPIAFLLPWIEWMGGSLLILGFAPRLTSGILATVVFLFLMVLTSTLIIGGDANLNCGCFGEKIHLVISDFGCRISDFRNEF
- a CDS encoding thioredoxin domain-containing protein, coding for MLSAILIGLIFLVRGIRYHEAMVLKGGKILGPWNAPIVIEEFSDFQCPACRNGAQAVDDVLKRYPNDIQVIFYHFPLKMHAWAMLAHQAAECANRQGKFWPYYHLLYGRQKDWSAMKDPHVALERYARELGMNDVFFDTCVSQGVSQDTIAQDVKKGQSLDIHSTPTFFINGRRVGGFKIFLQEADKIIKEELAKKSKPESSKVAPLESQSAEKKQ